One segment of Clostridium botulinum DNA contains the following:
- a CDS encoding UDP-N-acetylmuramoyl-tripeptide--D-alanyl-D-alanine ligase, whose product MDLTLNEVLKAIDGELLIKNNEGSFEKISTDTRKIDKNSLFIALKGNNFNGNNYVVEAIKAGATVAIIDEVNFKLEELNDKGTVIKVNDAKIALGALAKYYREKLGIKVVGITGSTGKTSTKDLVAAFLSGKYSVFKTKGNFNNEIGLPLMIFELDSSYDIAVLEMGTNNFDEIHRLTNIARPDMAIITNVGVSHIEYLKTRENILKEKFSITDFFKENNTLVINYENDMLQKVNEDHEFKIEKIGYDKKYDLYAENIELTEESTSFDAVNSNGERHRFKLNMVGEHNILNALLGIRISENFGITFEEMELGLNNFEATSMRLEFIKKNNFTIINDCYNASPDSMKSALSVLKTYSGSRKIAVLGDMGELGDHAKSSHEIVGKEAIGKADIILTTGEFRDNYKSGFGKGAVSFNCKEDLQNYLCNLIKDGDVILVKASRSAKFEDIVKKIEAL is encoded by the coding sequence ATGGATTTAACTCTAAATGAAGTACTAAAAGCAATTGATGGTGAATTGCTAATAAAAAATAATGAAGGAAGTTTTGAGAAAATTTCAACTGATACAAGAAAAATTGATAAAAATAGTTTATTTATAGCATTAAAGGGTAATAATTTTAATGGAAATAATTATGTGGTTGAAGCAATAAAGGCTGGAGCAACTGTTGCAATAATAGATGAAGTGAATTTTAAGCTAGAAGAGTTAAATGATAAAGGAACAGTTATTAAAGTAAATGATGCAAAAATAGCGTTAGGAGCTTTAGCAAAATATTATAGAGAAAAATTAGGAATAAAAGTAGTAGGTATAACGGGATCTACAGGTAAAACATCTACTAAAGATTTAGTAGCAGCTTTTTTAAGTGGAAAATATTCTGTATTTAAGACAAAAGGAAACTTTAATAATGAAATAGGATTACCACTTATGATTTTTGAATTAGATTCAAGTTATGATATTGCTGTTCTTGAAATGGGAACAAATAACTTTGATGAAATTCATAGATTAACTAATATTGCAAGACCTGATATGGCTATAATCACTAATGTTGGAGTATCTCATATAGAATATTTAAAGACAAGAGAAAATATTCTTAAAGAAAAGTTTAGCATAACAGATTTTTTTAAAGAAAATAATACTTTGGTAATAAACTATGAAAATGATATGCTTCAAAAAGTGAATGAGGATCATGAATTTAAAATTGAGAAAATTGGATATGATAAAAAATATGATTTATATGCAGAAAACATAGAGTTAACTGAGGAAAGCACTTCTTTTGATGCAGTTAATAGTAATGGAGAGCGTCATAGATTTAAATTAAATATGGTCGGAGAACATAACATATTAAATGCTCTTTTAGGAATAAGAATATCAGAAAATTTTGGTATTACATTTGAAGAAATGGAATTAGGACTAAATAATTTTGAAGCAACTTCTATGAGATTAGAATTTATAAAGAAAAATAATTTTACAATAATAAATGACTGTTATAATGCTAGTCCAGATTCAATGAAATCTGCTTTAAGTGTTTTGAAGACATATAGTGGAAGTAGAAAAATTGCTGTATTAGGAGATATGGGAGAACTTGGAGATCATGCTAAGTCATCTCATGAAATAGTGGGTAAAGAAGCAATAGGAAAAGCAGATATTATTTTAACAACAGGTGAGTTTAGAGACAATTATAAAAGTGGTTTTGGAAAAGGTGCAGTGAGTTTTAATTGCAAAGAGGATTTACAAAATTATTTATGTAATTTAATAAAAGATGGAGATGTTATTTTAGTTAAAGCATCAAGATCAGCAAAATTTGAAGATATAGTAAAAAAAATAGAGGCTTTATAG
- the mraZ gene encoding division/cell wall cluster transcriptional repressor MraZ has protein sequence MFIGEYQHSLDSKNRMIVPVKLREDLGEKFVITKGLDGCIYAYTINEWGILENKLKTLPLTNRDARAFVRFFFSGACIVELDKQGRGLIPQNLKEYAGIEKDIVSIGVLSRVEIWSREKWSNYNESDIDYDLIAEKMNDLGI, from the coding sequence ATGTTTATTGGAGAATATCAGCATTCACTAGATTCTAAAAACAGAATGATTGTTCCGGTAAAACTAAGAGAAGACTTAGGAGAGAAGTTTGTAATAACTAAAGGTCTTGATGGATGCATTTATGCTTATACAATTAATGAATGGGGAATTTTGGAGAATAAGCTTAAAACCTTACCTTTAACGAATAGAGATGCAAGAGCATTTGTAAGATTCTTTTTTTCTGGTGCATGTATAGTAGAATTAGATAAGCAAGGAAGAGGGTTAATTCCACAAAATTTAAAAGAATATGCAGGCATAGAAAAGGACATAGTAAGTATAGGGGTATTATCTAGAGTTGAGATTTGGAGCAGGGAAAAGTGGAGTAATTACAACGAATCAGATATAGATTATGATCTGATTGCAGAAAAAATGAATGATTTAGGAATATAA
- the rsmH gene encoding 16S rRNA (cytosine(1402)-N(4))-methyltransferase RsmH — protein MEFKHISVLLNECLDALDIKDNGIYVDCTLGGAGHSSHILERLSNEGLLIGIDQDRDALKAAKERLKRFENVKYVHSNFYDIDNILQNLDIPKVDGILMDLGVSSYQLDEGARGFSYMKDAPLDMRMNRDNDFSAYEIVNEYSEDELYKIIRNYGEERFAKRISNCIVNRRSDKPIETTMELVDIIKAAIPAKARREGPHPAKRTFQAIRIEVNSELKILNQTIEDGVNRLKPGGRMAIITFHSLEDRIVKLKFRELNDPCTCPREFPMCICGKKPSVRLVSRKGIEPTKEEVEENPRSRSAKLRIIEKL, from the coding sequence ATGGAATTTAAACATATTTCGGTTTTACTAAATGAGTGCTTAGACGCATTAGATATAAAGGATAATGGAATTTATGTTGACTGTACACTGGGTGGAGCAGGACATTCATCTCATATATTAGAGCGTTTATCAAATGAAGGTTTATTAATAGGTATAGATCAAGATAGAGATGCTTTAAAAGCGGCAAAAGAAAGATTGAAAAGGTTTGAAAATGTAAAATATGTTCATAGTAACTTTTATGACATAGATAATATTCTTCAAAATTTAGATATACCCAAAGTAGATGGTATATTAATGGATCTTGGAGTATCTTCTTACCAATTAGATGAGGGAGCAAGAGGTTTTAGTTATATGAAAGATGCTCCTTTAGATATGAGAATGAATAGAGATAATGATTTTTCAGCTTATGAAATTGTAAATGAATATAGTGAGGATGAATTATATAAAATAATAAGAAATTATGGTGAAGAAAGATTTGCAAAAAGAATTTCTAACTGCATAGTAAATAGAAGAAGCGACAAGCCTATAGAGACTACTATGGAACTAGTTGACATAATTAAAGCAGCTATTCCGGCAAAAGCAAGAAGAGAGGGACCACACCCAGCAAAGAGAACTTTTCAAGCTATAAGAATAGAAGTGAATTCAGAACTTAAAATACTTAACCAAACTATCGAAGATGGTGTAAATAGGTTAAAGCCGGGAGGAAGAATGGCTATAATAACTTTCCATTCTTTAGAAGACAGAATAGTTAAGCTTAAATTTAGAGAGCTTAATGATCCATGTACATGTCCAAGAGAATTTCCAATGTGTATTTGTGGCAAAAAACCTAGCGTTAGGTTAGTATCTAGAAAAGGAATAGAACCTACTAAAGAAGAAGTAGAAGAAAATCCAAGAAGTAGAAGTGCAAAACTTAGAATAATTGAGAAATTATAA
- the ychF gene encoding redox-regulated ATPase YchF, with protein sequence MKLGIVGLPNVGKSTLFNAITKAGAESANYPFCTIEPNVGVVSVPDKRLDVLEKMYNTKKKIYTAIEFYDIAGLVKGASKGEGLGNKFLANIREVESIVHVVRCFDDENVVHVEGTVNPIRDIETINLELIFSDLEVLERRMEKGMKLARSGDKTAKFEYGVMEKIKEQLESNKPARTLEFTDEEQAFVKGLFLITSKPVLYACNISEDDVMEGNFENKYVKTVKEYAESENSEVIVVSAKIEEEVSGLEEEEKNEMLREYGLEESGLDKLIQASYKLLGLMSFLTAGVQEVRAWTIKRGTKAPQAASKIHTDIERGFIRAEVVGYNDLVECGSEAAAKEKGKFRLEGKDYIMEDGDVVNFRFNV encoded by the coding sequence ATGAAGTTAGGAATTGTAGGATTGCCGAATGTAGGTAAAAGTACATTATTTAATGCGATAACAAAAGCTGGAGCAGAATCAGCGAATTACCCATTCTGTACGATTGAACCAAATGTGGGAGTAGTTAGCGTCCCAGATAAGAGATTAGACGTCTTAGAAAAGATGTATAACACAAAGAAAAAAATATATACAGCAATAGAATTCTATGATATAGCAGGATTAGTTAAAGGAGCTTCAAAGGGTGAAGGTTTAGGAAATAAATTTTTAGCTAATATTAGAGAAGTTGAATCAATAGTTCATGTTGTAAGATGCTTTGATGATGAAAATGTTGTTCACGTTGAAGGTACTGTTAACCCAATAAGAGATATTGAAACTATAAACTTAGAATTAATTTTTTCAGATTTAGAAGTTTTAGAAAGAAGAATGGAAAAAGGTATGAAACTTGCAAGATCTGGTGATAAAACTGCTAAGTTTGAATATGGGGTTATGGAAAAAATTAAAGAACAATTAGAATCTAATAAACCAGCAAGAACTTTAGAATTTACAGATGAAGAGCAAGCTTTTGTAAAAGGATTATTCTTAATTACATCAAAGCCTGTTTTATATGCTTGTAATATTTCAGAAGATGATGTTATGGAAGGAAACTTCGAAAATAAATACGTAAAAACAGTAAAAGAATATGCAGAATCTGAAAATTCAGAAGTAATAGTTGTAAGTGCTAAGATAGAAGAAGAAGTATCTGGTTTGGAAGAAGAAGAAAAAAATGAAATGTTAAGAGAATATGGCTTAGAAGAATCAGGTCTTGATAAGTTAATTCAAGCAAGTTATAAATTATTAGGTCTTATGAGCTTCTTAACAGCTGGAGTTCAAGAAGTTAGAGCTTGGACTATAAAAAGAGGAACTAAAGCACCACAAGCTGCTAGTAAAATTCATACTGATATTGAAAGAGGATTTATTAGAGCGGAAGTTGTTGGATATAATGATTTAGTTGAATGTGGATCAGAAGCAGCAGCTAAAGAAAAAGGTAAGTTCAGACTTGAAGGAAAAGATTACATAATGGAAGATGGAGACGTAGTTAACTTCAGATTTAATGTATAA
- a CDS encoding TerC/Alx family metal homeostasis membrane protein yields METKKSLRNLSFWIILSILFNLFIFHFKGEGAAIEYFGGYIIEMSLSLDNLFLFLMIFSSFGIREEYQERVLLYGVIGAMVLRLIFILLGVTIVNKFHWILYVFGVVLLFSGFKMLFCKDDNIQFHDNFAVKLLRKIMPVSNTMNDNRFFERKNKILYATPLFVVLLVIEFSDVIFALDSIPAIFSITTDTFIVYTSNIFAILGLRSMYYVLAKMNSMFRFMKYGVGFILMFTGVKLIIIHFGIEISVLNSVLIIMIILLTSILFSLLFDGNKKEKRC; encoded by the coding sequence ATGGAAACAAAAAAATCATTACGTAATTTAAGTTTTTGGATAATTTTATCTATATTATTTAATCTATTTATTTTTCATTTTAAAGGTGAGGGTGCTGCAATTGAATATTTTGGAGGCTACATAATAGAAATGTCTTTGAGTTTGGATAATTTATTTTTATTCTTAATGATATTTTCGAGCTTTGGAATAAGAGAAGAGTATCAAGAAAGAGTTTTATTGTACGGTGTTATTGGAGCTATGGTATTACGTCTTATATTTATATTACTTGGTGTTACTATAGTAAATAAGTTTCATTGGATTCTCTATGTTTTTGGAGTAGTTCTGTTATTTAGTGGATTTAAGATGTTGTTTTGTAAAGATGATAATATACAATTTCATGATAATTTTGCTGTTAAATTATTAAGAAAAATTATGCCAGTAAGTAATACAATGAATGATAATAGGTTCTTTGAAAGAAAAAATAAAATTCTTTATGCAACTCCATTGTTTGTTGTTTTATTAGTAATAGAATTCTCTGATGTAATATTTGCTTTAGATTCAATACCAGCCATATTCTCAATAACAACAGATACATTTATAGTGTACACATCTAATATATTTGCAATACTTGGATTAAGAAGTATGTATTATGTATTAGCTAAAATGAATAGTATGTTTAGATTTATGAAATATGGAGTTGGATTTATATTAATGTTTACTGGAGTAAAACTCATAATAATTCATTTTGGTATTGAGATATCAGTTTTAAATTCCGTATTAATAATTATGATTATATTACTTACAAGTATTTTATTTTCATTATTATTTGATGGTAATAAAAAAGAAAAAAGATGCTAA
- a CDS encoding AzlC family ABC transporter permease — translation MKKNIKLKTINTKKIYNLDNYKYGLKKGIPISLGYLSVSITFGMMSTQGGLSPWIALLISMTNLTSAGQFAGINLIFISATYLEIALTIFVINIRYMLMSLSLSQKIEDKIPLFKRLIISFGITDETFTLASLETNELTSEFMLGLMTLPYLGWALGTFIGAITTKFLPPSLKDSLGIALYAMFIALIIPQVKKSKPILVVVIIAVIISCIFRYITCLNKVSSGFVVIVASIISSAIGTYLFPIKEDL, via the coding sequence TTGAAAAAAAACATTAAATTAAAAACTATAAATACGAAAAAAATTTATAATCTAGATAATTATAAATACGGTTTAAAGAAAGGAATACCTATTTCCCTTGGATATTTATCTGTTTCTATCACCTTTGGAATGATGTCTACACAGGGAGGGCTTAGTCCTTGGATTGCCTTATTAATATCAATGACTAATTTAACATCAGCGGGACAATTTGCTGGTATTAATCTAATTTTTATTTCTGCTACTTATTTAGAGATAGCTTTAACTATTTTTGTTATAAATATTAGGTACATGCTTATGTCGTTATCTTTATCTCAAAAAATAGAAGATAAAATACCTTTATTTAAACGTCTTATAATTTCCTTTGGTATCACAGACGAAACATTTACGCTTGCATCACTTGAAACAAATGAATTAACATCTGAATTTATGCTTGGGTTAATGACTCTTCCCTATTTAGGTTGGGCACTAGGAACTTTTATAGGTGCTATTACTACTAAATTCTTGCCACCTTCTTTAAAAGACTCTTTAGGTATAGCCTTATATGCTATGTTTATAGCTTTAATAATCCCACAGGTCAAGAAGTCCAAACCTATTTTGGTAGTGGTTATTATAGCTGTCATTATTAGTTGTATCTTTAGGTATATTACTTGTTTAAATAAAGTTTCATCTGGATTTGTTGTTATTGTTGCATCAATAATTTCTTCTGCCATTGGTACATATCTTTTTCCTATAAAGGAGGATTTATAA
- a CDS encoding UDP-N-acetylmuramoyl-L-alanyl-D-glutamate--2,6-diaminopimelate ligase: MNLKDILKGIDYKLVQGSLDKEISSVNYDSRKVKKSDIFICIKGYATDGHKYIQKAIENGASVIIMQDDIEVVNKNISVIKVKDTRKALALIGINYYDNPSKKMKIIGITGTNGKTTTAFMIKSILESNGKKVGLIGTIANYIGNEKLHTERTTPESLELQELFNNMVNKGVEYCVMEVSSHSLELDRVYGVDFEVGIFTNLTRDHLDFHKTFENYYNSKFKLFKRSNIRIINNDDNYGKQVIKDLNKLKAKNIYEYSIREDSNFKAFDEKMGSKNISFKVNLEKEEEFILSIPGEYNIYNALGAIGACYKLNIPMEAIREGINKVIVPGRCERTATNYNLPYDIIIDYAHTPDGLQNILETARGFTQGRLIAIFGCGGDRDKVKRPQMGKIGTDIADIAIVTSDNPRSEEPMKIIEDILVGIEKDNYEVIENRKDAIKKAMDIAKENDVIVIAGKGHETYQILKDKTIHFDEREIVKQILDDK, translated from the coding sequence ATGAACCTTAAAGATATTTTAAAGGGAATAGACTATAAGCTTGTACAAGGAAGCTTAGATAAAGAAATATCTTCAGTAAATTATGATAGCAGAAAGGTTAAGAAATCAGATATTTTTATCTGTATAAAGGGGTATGCTACTGATGGGCATAAATATATTCAAAAAGCAATTGAAAATGGCGCCTCTGTTATTATAATGCAAGATGATATTGAAGTAGTAAATAAAAATATATCTGTTATTAAAGTAAAGGATACTAGAAAAGCGCTAGCTCTTATAGGAATAAATTATTACGATAATCCAAGTAAAAAAATGAAGATTATTGGTATAACAGGTACTAATGGCAAAACGACAACTGCATTTATGATCAAATCAATTCTAGAATCTAATGGTAAAAAGGTAGGACTTATAGGAACTATAGCCAATTACATTGGAAATGAAAAACTTCATACAGAAAGAACTACACCTGAATCATTGGAATTACAAGAATTGTTCAATAATATGGTTAATAAAGGTGTAGAATACTGCGTTATGGAAGTATCTTCTCATTCTCTTGAATTAGATAGAGTGTATGGAGTTGACTTTGAGGTTGGAATTTTTACGAATTTAACGAGAGATCATTTGGATTTTCATAAAACTTTTGAAAATTATTATAATTCTAAATTTAAATTATTTAAAAGAAGTAATATAAGAATAATCAATAATGATGACAATTATGGAAAGCAAGTAATTAAAGATTTAAATAAACTAAAAGCAAAAAATATATATGAGTATTCTATAAGAGAAGATTCTAATTTTAAAGCATTTGATGAAAAAATGGGAAGTAAGAACATAAGCTTTAAAGTTAATTTAGAAAAAGAGGAAGAATTTATATTATCAATACCAGGAGAATATAATATATATAATGCTTTAGGTGCTATAGGAGCATGCTATAAGTTAAATATACCAATGGAAGCTATAAGAGAGGGAATTAATAAAGTTATAGTTCCAGGTAGATGCGAAAGAACAGCCACTAATTACAATTTGCCTTATGACATAATAATAGATTATGCTCATACTCCAGATGGATTACAAAATATCTTAGAAACTGCAAGAGGATTTACGCAAGGAAGATTAATTGCAATTTTTGGATGTGGTGGGGATAGAGATAAGGTAAAACGTCCTCAAATGGGTAAAATAGGAACTGATATAGCCGATATAGCTATAGTAACTTCAGATAACCCAAGAAGTGAAGAGCCAATGAAAATAATAGAGGATATACTAGTAGGAATAGAAAAAGATAATTATGAAGTTATAGAAAATAGAAAAGATGCTATAAAAAAAGCAATGGATATAGCTAAAGAAAATGATGTAATAGTTATAGCTGGTAAAGGACATGAAACATATCAAATTTTAAAAGACAAAACAATACATTTTGATGAAAGAGAAATTGTTAAACAAATATTAGATGATAAATAA
- a CDS encoding stage V sporulation protein D has protein sequence MKKLNYKDRAKMRKRMTIIIAGLSCVFLVLSIRLSYIMIAKRQEYAARAEEQWTSEVKIDARRGRILDRNGKELAVSANVYRVDFDLNSIRSFLRQDLTEKRREKLSSVGINVKPGQEALTTADIAPVIASALDLDSEKVKEKLETKLPSGADAGSATLVRRIEKDAADKVRDLNISGVLVSPDTKRYYPNNNFLSHVLGSTNIDGQGLTGVEVQYNSYLSGVPGMKISELDRNSGELPYTISQFTPPVDGKDITLTIDENIQFFAEKAAQQTYEDNKAKAVSILVMDPKSGEILAMVNKPDFNPNAPYEGTDNFDGANESERLQKMWRNRLVNDTFEPGSIFKVVTAITALEENIVNANTDFTCGGGLHFGNRYIKCWRTQGHGAQKFPDIIQNSCNVGFMKLGEMIGKEKLCEYIEKFGFGKVSGIDLPGEAKGIVKKVDKISETDLATIAFGQTNTVNSVQYMTAFNAVANGGQLIQPHVMREITHSGENGVKIVDESFNSKVTDVATKEKTAELRSYLERVVTGGSGAGTFMEGYHIGGKTGTAQKVNPENGTYGSGQYISSFVGMAPVDDPKITVMVTVDEPSNGAYYAGQVCTPAAKMLFSDIFNYLDSKFSDENLSQISRDVIIPEIRGMKVDEAKKVLKESKLNFSIDESGDTVIDMKPYPGYAVKEESEINLYTGNSGSYNKNVVMPDVRGYSKDDANQLLTSIGITPIFQGGGMVIEQNVNSGEVITKGTSVKLTLNSDYKD, from the coding sequence GTGAAAAAACTAAATTATAAAGATAGAGCAAAAATGCGCAAAAGAATGACTATAATTATTGCGGGATTGAGTTGTGTATTTTTAGTACTAAGTATTAGACTATCTTACATAATGATAGCTAAAAGGCAAGAATATGCAGCAAGGGCAGAAGAACAGTGGACAAGCGAAGTAAAAATAGATGCAAGAAGAGGAAGAATATTAGACAGAAATGGTAAAGAGTTAGCTGTATCTGCTAATGTATATAGAGTTGATTTTGATTTAAACTCTATAAGATCTTTTTTAAGGCAAGATTTAACTGAAAAAAGGCGTGAAAAGCTTAGTAGTGTTGGAATTAATGTAAAACCAGGACAGGAAGCCTTAACAACTGCTGATATTGCTCCTGTTATTGCAAGTGCTCTAGATTTAGATTCAGAAAAAGTAAAGGAAAAATTAGAAACTAAGCTCCCAAGTGGAGCAGATGCTGGTTCAGCAACACTTGTAAGAAGAATTGAAAAAGATGCTGCTGACAAAGTAAGAGATTTAAATATTAGTGGTGTGTTAGTATCACCAGATACTAAAAGATATTATCCAAATAATAATTTTTTATCACATGTTCTTGGAAGTACTAATATTGATGGCCAAGGATTAACTGGAGTAGAAGTACAATATAATAGTTATTTGTCAGGTGTACCTGGAATGAAAATTTCAGAGTTAGATAGAAATAGCGGAGAACTACCTTATACAATATCACAATTCACACCTCCGGTAGATGGAAAAGATATAACTTTAACAATTGATGAAAATATTCAGTTCTTTGCTGAAAAGGCAGCACAGCAGACATATGAAGATAACAAAGCTAAAGCTGTATCTATACTAGTTATGGATCCTAAAAGTGGTGAGATTTTAGCAATGGTTAATAAACCAGATTTTAATCCTAATGCTCCATATGAAGGTACTGATAACTTTGACGGTGCAAATGAATCAGAAAGATTACAAAAGATGTGGAGAAATAGACTTGTAAATGATACATTTGAACCAGGATCTATTTTTAAGGTAGTAACAGCAATTACTGCATTAGAGGAGAATATTGTAAATGCAAATACTGATTTTACATGTGGTGGTGGTTTACACTTTGGAAATAGATATATAAAGTGTTGGAGAACTCAAGGTCATGGAGCTCAAAAATTCCCCGATATAATTCAAAATTCATGTAATGTTGGATTTATGAAGCTTGGAGAAATGATAGGAAAAGAAAAATTATGTGAATATATTGAAAAGTTTGGATTTGGAAAGGTAAGTGGAATTGATTTACCAGGAGAAGCTAAAGGAATTGTTAAAAAGGTTGATAAAATTTCAGAAACAGATTTAGCAACTATAGCTTTTGGACAAACTAACACTGTAAATTCAGTTCAATATATGACAGCTTTTAATGCTGTTGCAAATGGTGGTCAATTAATACAACCACATGTTATGAGAGAAATAACTCATAGTGGTGAAAATGGAGTTAAAATAGTTGATGAATCATTTAATTCTAAGGTAACTGATGTAGCAACTAAGGAAAAAACAGCTGAACTTAGAAGCTACCTTGAAAGAGTTGTAACAGGAGGATCCGGTGCAGGAACTTTTATGGAAGGATATCATATTGGTGGTAAAACAGGAACAGCCCAAAAAGTAAATCCTGAGAATGGAACTTATGGTTCTGGACAGTATATATCATCTTTTGTTGGTATGGCACCTGTAGATGATCCTAAGATAACTGTTATGGTAACAGTAGATGAACCAAGTAATGGTGCATATTATGCAGGACAAGTATGTACACCAGCAGCTAAAATGCTATTCTCTGATATATTTAATTATTTAGATAGTAAGTTTTCTGATGAAAATTTAAGTCAAATATCTAGAGATGTTATTATTCCAGAGATTAGAGGAATGAAAGTTGATGAGGCAAAAAAAGTATTAAAAGAATCTAAGTTAAATTTTTCTATAGATGAATCAGGTGATACTGTCATAGATATGAAGCCATATCCAGGATATGCAGTAAAGGAAGAATCTGAAATAAATCTTTACACAGGTAACAGTGGGTCTTATAATAAAAATGTTGTTATGCCTGATGTAAGAGGATATTCTAAAGATGATGCTAATCAATTATTAACTAGTATTGGAATAACACCTATCTTTCAAGGTGGAGGTATGGTAATAGAACAAAACGTTAATTCAGGAGAGGTTATAACCAAGGGCACATCGGTTAAATTAACTTTAAATTCAGATTATAAAGACTAA
- a CDS encoding AzlD domain-containing protein, whose protein sequence is MYIIICVIIMAVVTYIPRVIPLTIFNKKINSIFIKSFLNYIPYAVLGAMTFPSIFYSTGNIIYSIVGTVTAIVLAYFEKDLLIVAVSSVLLVYCLNIFL, encoded by the coding sequence ATGTATATCATTATTTGTGTAATAATTATGGCTGTAGTTACTTACATACCTAGAGTAATTCCATTAACTATATTTAATAAAAAAATAAACTCAATATTTATTAAATCATTCTTAAATTATATTCCATATGCTGTTCTTGGTGCTATGACTTTTCCTAGTATATTTTATAGCACAGGAAATATTATATATTCAATTGTAGGAACTGTAACTGCTATAGTTTTGGCCTATTTTGAGAAAGATTTACTTATTGTTGCAGTTTCTTCAGTATTGCTTGTTTATTGTTTAAATATCTTTTTATAA
- a CDS encoding cell division protein FtsL yields MNKLEGKEYDYIKGSTAVKPSRKRIVSRPKKSKQNLRKVKKNKSIKIKNEKIEARKSTLIISILIVSLGLMTIAGDAKVYNMQKNLGKINNEINNAEETNEALRVKLLKFGSLQNIQQTSEKQLSMALPTKDDIVKVDFSENYFANLQTNNPAEVNQKQSFISKFMSRFR; encoded by the coding sequence GTGAATAAATTGGAAGGAAAAGAATATGATTATATTAAAGGTAGTACAGCAGTAAAACCATCGAGAAAAAGAATTGTAAGTAGACCAAAGAAAAGTAAACAAAATTTACGAAAAGTTAAAAAGAACAAGAGCATTAAGATAAAAAATGAAAAAATAGAAGCTAGAAAAAGTACTCTTATAATATCTATATTGATAGTTTCATTAGGACTTATGACTATTGCAGGAGATGCTAAGGTTTATAATATGCAAAAGAATTTAGGGAAAATAAATAATGAAATTAATAATGCAGAGGAAACAAATGAAGCATTAAGGGTTAAACTTTTAAAATTTGGATCTTTACAAAATATACAACAAACTTCAGAAAAGCAATTATCTATGGCTTTACCTACAAAAGACGATATAGTAAAGGTAGACTTTTCTGAAAATTATTTTGCAAATTTACAAACAAATAATCCTGCTGAAGTTAATCAAAAACAAAGTTTTATATCTAAGTTTATGAGCAGATTCAGATAG